Proteins encoded in a region of the Labrus bergylta chromosome 9, fLabBer1.1, whole genome shotgun sequence genome:
- the il12ba gene encoding interleukin 12Ba isoform X1, which produces MKLFVFSIVCSFLQISRQNPPTQWTLLPHILVVEVDGSKSQLPLSCLQPEELPRRGNESLDIFWMKDKEAGAQRGNTYQVRLQESLGGGSYTCYSRNGSLLNHTEVLIQEKGAVRRKILVKTDQDYLKCSAQNLNGEFRCSWTWDRLRVGVVAFIRAQRASDDTQCSVDSGGKHWSCSSHHSKFRCSVDDSGNGITCVDELHCPYAEEIQQIHITVYVKTKHFLVENYSKHFYLSEIVKPDKVHINKVNTTMIEWSYPSSWSIPFSYFPLTFQIALFKRDCEMCVNPCTDSKATKIEEKQEEQREQREQTSTKQKKGLMDNPITEQLRKPPVLIYLFLNISIYLILYLIVCIVYLFLIISKKNVSNLSFVLLHHNSFMNIGFPFVSLFQ; this is translated from the exons atgaagttatttgttttcagcatcgtctgttcatttctacaaATCAGTCGCCAAAATCCTCCAACCCAATGGACTCTGCTGCCACACA TTCTGGTTGTGGAGGTGGATGGCAGTAAGAGTCAGCTGCCTCTGAGCTGCCTGCAGCCAGAGGAGTTACCAAGGAGAGGCAACGAGAGTCTGGATATATTTTGGATGAAGGACAAAGAGGCGGGAGCGCAGAGAGGGAACACGTATCAGGTGCGGCTGCAGGAAAGCTTAGGAGGGGGCAGCTACACCTGCTACAGCAGGAACGGATCACTCCTCAACCACACGGAGGTCCTGATCCAAGAGAAGGGAGCTGTGAGGAGAAAGATTCTTGTTAAAACTGACCAAG ATTATTTAAAGTGCTCCGCTCAAAATTTAAATGGAGAGTTTCGCTGCTCCTGGACCTGGGACCGCTTACGAGTGGGCGTTGTAGCATTCATCAGAGCTCAACG tGCCTCTGATGACACCCAGTGTTCTGTGGACTCGGGCGGTAAGCATTGGAGCTGCTCCTCACACCACAGTAAGTTCAGGTGTTCAGTGGACGACAGTGGAAACGGCATCACATGCGTCGACGAGCTGCACTGCCCTTACGCCGAGGAGATCCAGCAGATCCACATCACCGTCTATGTGAAGACCAAGCACTTCCTAGTGGAGAACTACTCCAAACACTTTTACCTCTCAGAGATCG TGAAACCCGACAAGGTGCACATCAACAAAGTGAACACCACCATGATTGAGTGGAGTTACCCGAGCTCCTGGAGCATTCCCTTCTCCTACTTCCCCCTCACTTTCCAAATCGCTCTGTTCAAGAGGgactgtgagatgtgtgtgAACCCGTGCACTGACTCCAAAGCCACAAAG attgaagagaaacaagaggaacaaagagaacaaagagaacaaacatcgaccaaacaaaaaaagggcTTAATGGATAATCCCATCACCGAACAACTCAGAAAGCCTCCTGtgttaatttatttgtttttaaatatttctatttatctcattttatatctcattgtttgtattgtgtACCTATTCTTAATAATAAGCAAGAAAAACGTTTCAAATCTTTCTTTTGTCCTCCTGCATCACAACTCATTCATGAACATTGGATTtccatttgtttctttatttcaatgA
- the il12ba gene encoding interleukin 12Ba isoform X3: MKDKEAGAQRGNTYQVRLQESLGGGSYTCYSRNGSLLNHTEVLIQEKGAVRRKILVKTDQDYLKCSAQNLNGEFRCSWTWDRLRVGVVAFIRAQRASDDTQCSVDSGGKHWSCSSHHSKFRCSVDDSGNGITCVDELHCPYAEEIQQIHITVYVKTKHFLVENYSKHFYLSEIVKPDKVHINKVNTTMIEWSYPSSWSIPFSYFPLTFQIALFKRDCEMCVNPCTDSKATKIEEKQEEQREQREQTSTKQKKGLMDNPITEQLRKPPVLIYLFLNISIYLILYLIVCIVYLFLIISKKNVSNLSFVLLHHNSFMNIGFPFVSLFQ, translated from the exons ATGAAGGACAAAGAGGCGGGAGCGCAGAGAGGGAACACGTATCAGGTGCGGCTGCAGGAAAGCTTAGGAGGGGGCAGCTACACCTGCTACAGCAGGAACGGATCACTCCTCAACCACACGGAGGTCCTGATCCAAGAGAAGGGAGCTGTGAGGAGAAAGATTCTTGTTAAAACTGACCAAG ATTATTTAAAGTGCTCCGCTCAAAATTTAAATGGAGAGTTTCGCTGCTCCTGGACCTGGGACCGCTTACGAGTGGGCGTTGTAGCATTCATCAGAGCTCAACG tGCCTCTGATGACACCCAGTGTTCTGTGGACTCGGGCGGTAAGCATTGGAGCTGCTCCTCACACCACAGTAAGTTCAGGTGTTCAGTGGACGACAGTGGAAACGGCATCACATGCGTCGACGAGCTGCACTGCCCTTACGCCGAGGAGATCCAGCAGATCCACATCACCGTCTATGTGAAGACCAAGCACTTCCTAGTGGAGAACTACTCCAAACACTTTTACCTCTCAGAGATCG TGAAACCCGACAAGGTGCACATCAACAAAGTGAACACCACCATGATTGAGTGGAGTTACCCGAGCTCCTGGAGCATTCCCTTCTCCTACTTCCCCCTCACTTTCCAAATCGCTCTGTTCAAGAGGgactgtgagatgtgtgtgAACCCGTGCACTGACTCCAAAGCCACAAAG attgaagagaaacaagaggaacaaagagaacaaagagaacaaacatcgaccaaacaaaaaaagggcTTAATGGATAATCCCATCACCGAACAACTCAGAAAGCCTCCTGtgttaatttatttgtttttaaatatttctatttatctcattttatatctcattgtttgtattgtgtACCTATTCTTAATAATAAGCAAGAAAAACGTTTCAAATCTTTCTTTTGTCCTCCTGCATCACAACTCATTCATGAACATTGGATTtccatttgtttctttatttcaatgA
- the il12ba gene encoding interleukin 12Ba isoform X2, producing the protein MKLFVFSIVCSFLQISRQNPPTQWTLLPHILVVEVDGSKSQLPLSCLQPEELPRRGNESLDIFWMKDKEAGAQRGNTYQVRLQESLGGGSYTCYSRNGSLLNHTEVLIQEKGAVRRKILVKTDQDYLKCSAQNLNGEFRCSWTWDRLRVGVVAFIRAQRASDDTQCSVDSGGKHWSCSSHHSKFRCSVDDSGNGITCVDELHCPYAEEIQQIHITVYVKTKHFLVENYSKHFYLSEIVKPDKVHINKVNTTMIEWSYPSSWSIPFSYFPLTFQIALFKRDCEMCVNPCTDSKATKTLMVHSTDICRLEVKHKSKAVCVRAKDALCDSQWSEWSHLRLKRNKRNKENKENKHRPNKKRA; encoded by the exons atgaagttatttgttttcagcatcgtctgttcatttctacaaATCAGTCGCCAAAATCCTCCAACCCAATGGACTCTGCTGCCACACA TTCTGGTTGTGGAGGTGGATGGCAGTAAGAGTCAGCTGCCTCTGAGCTGCCTGCAGCCAGAGGAGTTACCAAGGAGAGGCAACGAGAGTCTGGATATATTTTGGATGAAGGACAAAGAGGCGGGAGCGCAGAGAGGGAACACGTATCAGGTGCGGCTGCAGGAAAGCTTAGGAGGGGGCAGCTACACCTGCTACAGCAGGAACGGATCACTCCTCAACCACACGGAGGTCCTGATCCAAGAGAAGGGAGCTGTGAGGAGAAAGATTCTTGTTAAAACTGACCAAG ATTATTTAAAGTGCTCCGCTCAAAATTTAAATGGAGAGTTTCGCTGCTCCTGGACCTGGGACCGCTTACGAGTGGGCGTTGTAGCATTCATCAGAGCTCAACG tGCCTCTGATGACACCCAGTGTTCTGTGGACTCGGGCGGTAAGCATTGGAGCTGCTCCTCACACCACAGTAAGTTCAGGTGTTCAGTGGACGACAGTGGAAACGGCATCACATGCGTCGACGAGCTGCACTGCCCTTACGCCGAGGAGATCCAGCAGATCCACATCACCGTCTATGTGAAGACCAAGCACTTCCTAGTGGAGAACTACTCCAAACACTTTTACCTCTCAGAGATCG TGAAACCCGACAAGGTGCACATCAACAAAGTGAACACCACCATGATTGAGTGGAGTTACCCGAGCTCCTGGAGCATTCCCTTCTCCTACTTCCCCCTCACTTTCCAAATCGCTCTGTTCAAGAGGgactgtgagatgtgtgtgAACCCGTGCACTGACTCCAAAGCCACAAAG ACTTTGATGGTCCACTCTACAGACATCTGTCGGTTAGAAGTGAAGCACAAGTCGAAGGCCGTCTGTGTCAGAGCTAAAGATGCTCTCTGTGACTCACAGTGGAGTGAGTGGAGCCACTTAAG attgaagagaaacaagaggaacaaagagaacaaagagaacaaacatcgaccaaacaaaaaaagggcTTAA